In the Nerophis ophidion isolate RoL-2023_Sa linkage group LG01, RoL_Noph_v1.0, whole genome shotgun sequence genome, one interval contains:
- the LOC133554464 gene encoding gastrula zinc finger protein XlCGF57.1-like isoform X1, protein MSFIKQFVRERLMAAADEIFEMFETTITSYEEELARTREQKLQRQQLDAVSEIPNGIEDKDVQLLIGRQGECPPQPEGGCSTLEQEDPALIPHIKEEEEELWVTQEGECILGPEETDLTKLPLTVVSVKIEDEEDEPQANNLFAPLSDGEADNRDNEHLSSDTDCDGDVRVHYDMEDSECSKTPAQPFKGEKPFCCSVCGKRFSFKVNMVTHIRTHTGEKPFSCSICGKQFSQKVTLVSHMRTHTGEMPFICTVCGESFSYKRNLSRHMRAHTGEKPFSCSVCGKRFSQKVTMVLHLRTHTGEKPFSCSVCGESFSCKSNLSGHMQTHTGEKPFRCSVCDKRFSRKTSMVLHMRTHTGEKPFQCSVCDKRFPQKITMVTHMRTHTGEKPFSCSVCDESFSHKYSLNLHTQKHTAEEEPFGSLDCGEQMSPRSTVPLHRIQQPVEKPFTCSVCDENFSHESALTRHMRTHNGEKPFGCSDCGLTFFRKSSMVLHMRTHTGEKPFSCSVCGASFAQRSTLNAHMRRHTGEKPFSCSVCGDKFAQRSTLNTHMKRHTGKNPFSCSVCGETFSRKSFMTAHMQTHEAE, encoded by the exons ATGTCGTTTATCAAACAGTTTGTAAGGGAGCGGCTCATGGCGGCTGCCGATGAAATATTCGAGATGTTTGAGACAACGATCACgtcgtacgaggaggaacttgCTCGAACGAGAGAGCAGAAGCTACAACGACAACAACTGGACGCTGTTAGCGAGATTCCAAACGGGATCGAAGATAAAG acgtccagcTGCTGATTGGTCGTCAGGGCGAGTGTCCCCCTCAGCCGGAGGGGGGGTGCTCCACTTTGGAGCAAGAGGACCCAGCTCTAatcccccacattaaagaggaagaggaggaactctgggtcactcaggagggagagtgtatTCTCGGCCCAGAGGAGACTGATCTCACCAAGCTGCCACTGACTGTTGTGTCTGTGAAGATTGAAGACGAAGAAGATGAACCGCAAGCAAACAACCTCTTCGCTCCACTATCAGATGGCGAAGCTGACAACAGGGACAACGAGCATCtaagcagcgatacagactgtgacgGTGATGTGAGGGTTCACTATGACATGGAAGACTCAGAATGCTCAAAAACTCCCGCGCAACCTTTTaagggagaaaaacctttttgttGTTCTGTTTGCGGTAAAAGGTTTTCTTTTAAGGTAAATATGGTTACTCACATACggacacacaccggagaaaaaccttttagctGTTCAATTTGTGGTAAGCAGTTCTCTCAAAAGGTAACTCTAGTGTCTCACATGAGGACGCACACAGGAGAAATGCCTTTTATTTGCACGGTTTGCGGTGAAAGCTTTTCTTATAAGCGCAATTTGAGTCGACACATGCGCGCGCACACGGGGGAAAAGCcttttagttgttcagtgtgcgGCAAAAGATTCTCTCAAAAGGTGACAATGGTTTTACACCTGAGGacgcacacaggtgaaaaaccgtTCAGTTGCTCGGTTTGTGGCGAGAGCTTTTCTTGCAAGAGCAATTTGAGTGGACACATGCaaacgcacactggagaaaaacccttcaGGTGTTCCGTTTGTGACAAAAGATTTTCTCGGAAAACAAGCATGGTCTTGCatatgagaacgcacacaggggAAAAACCTTTTCAATGTTCCGTGTGTGATAAGAGATTCCCTCAAAAGATAACCATGGTaacgcacatgagaacacacacaggcgaAAAACCTTTTAGTTGTTCAGTCTGTGATGAGAGCTTTTCACATAAGTACAGTTTGAATCTGCACACGCAGAAACATACTGCAGAAGAAGAACCCTTCGGTTCCTTGGATTGTGGGGAACAAATGTCTCCAAGGTCAACAGTGCCTTTACACAGAATACAGCAACCAGTCGAAAAACCTTTCACTTGCTCAGTTTGCGATGAAAACTTTTCTCACGAAAGCGCTTTGACTCGACACATGCGGACGCACAATGGGGAAAAACCCTTCGGCTGTTCTGATTGCGGTTTGACATTCTTTCGAAAGTCCAGCATGGTTCTACACATGCGGACGCACACAGGGGAAAAGCCTTTCAGCTGTTCAGTTTGTGGCGCGAGTTTTGCGCAAAGGTCCACTTTAAATGCGCACATGAGAAGGCACACGGgggaaaaacctttcagttgttcgGTGTGCGGCGATAAATTTGCTCAGCGGTCCactttgaacacacacatgaaaaGACACACAGGTAAAAATCCtttcagttgttcagtttgtggtgaGACCTTTTCTCGCAAATCCTTTATGACAGCTCACATGCAGACCCATGAAGCTGAATGA
- the LOC133554464 gene encoding gastrula zinc finger protein XlCGF57.1-like isoform X2, with amino-acid sequence MKYSRCLRQRSRRTRRNLLERESRSYNDNNWTLLARFQTGSKIKCFSEFNSTCLLRCVSTGVLKPMSQGSRRQLWTAQAQLFSDVQLLIGRQGECPPQPEGGCSTLEQEDPALIPHIKEEEEELWVTQEGECILGPEETDLTKLPLTVVSVKIEDEEDEPQANNLFAPLSDGEADNRDNEHLSSDTDCDGDVRVHYDMEDSECSKTPAQPFKGEKPFCCSVCGKRFSFKVNMVTHIRTHTGEKPFSCSICGKQFSQKVTLVSHMRTHTGEMPFICTVCGESFSYKRNLSRHMRAHTGEKPFSCSVCGKRFSQKVTMVLHLRTHTGEKPFSCSVCGESFSCKSNLSGHMQTHTGEKPFRCSVCDKRFSRKTSMVLHMRTHTGEKPFQCSVCDKRFPQKITMVTHMRTHTGEKPFSCSVCDESFSHKYSLNLHTQKHTAEEEPFGSLDCGEQMSPRSTVPLHRIQQPVEKPFTCSVCDENFSHESALTRHMRTHNGEKPFGCSDCGLTFFRKSSMVLHMRTHTGEKPFSCSVCGASFAQRSTLNAHMRRHTGEKPFSCSVCGDKFAQRSTLNTHMKRHTGKNPFSCSVCGETFSRKSFMTAHMQTHEAE; translated from the exons ATGAAATATTCGAGATGTTTGAGACAACGATCACgtcgtacgaggaggaacttgCTCGAACGAGAGAGCAGAAGCTACAACGACAACAACTGGACGCTGTTAGCGAGATTCCAAACGGGATCGAAGATAAAG tgttttagtgagtttaacagtacctgcctcctgaggtgtgtctccacgggtgtcttgaagccaatgtctcaggggagtcgacggcagctatggacggcacaagctcagcttttctccg acgtccagcTGCTGATTGGTCGTCAGGGCGAGTGTCCCCCTCAGCCGGAGGGGGGGTGCTCCACTTTGGAGCAAGAGGACCCAGCTCTAatcccccacattaaagaggaagaggaggaactctgggtcactcaggagggagagtgtatTCTCGGCCCAGAGGAGACTGATCTCACCAAGCTGCCACTGACTGTTGTGTCTGTGAAGATTGAAGACGAAGAAGATGAACCGCAAGCAAACAACCTCTTCGCTCCACTATCAGATGGCGAAGCTGACAACAGGGACAACGAGCATCtaagcagcgatacagactgtgacgGTGATGTGAGGGTTCACTATGACATGGAAGACTCAGAATGCTCAAAAACTCCCGCGCAACCTTTTaagggagaaaaacctttttgttGTTCTGTTTGCGGTAAAAGGTTTTCTTTTAAGGTAAATATGGTTACTCACATACggacacacaccggagaaaaaccttttagctGTTCAATTTGTGGTAAGCAGTTCTCTCAAAAGGTAACTCTAGTGTCTCACATGAGGACGCACACAGGAGAAATGCCTTTTATTTGCACGGTTTGCGGTGAAAGCTTTTCTTATAAGCGCAATTTGAGTCGACACATGCGCGCGCACACGGGGGAAAAGCcttttagttgttcagtgtgcgGCAAAAGATTCTCTCAAAAGGTGACAATGGTTTTACACCTGAGGacgcacacaggtgaaaaaccgtTCAGTTGCTCGGTTTGTGGCGAGAGCTTTTCTTGCAAGAGCAATTTGAGTGGACACATGCaaacgcacactggagaaaaacccttcaGGTGTTCCGTTTGTGACAAAAGATTTTCTCGGAAAACAAGCATGGTCTTGCatatgagaacgcacacaggggAAAAACCTTTTCAATGTTCCGTGTGTGATAAGAGATTCCCTCAAAAGATAACCATGGTaacgcacatgagaacacacacaggcgaAAAACCTTTTAGTTGTTCAGTCTGTGATGAGAGCTTTTCACATAAGTACAGTTTGAATCTGCACACGCAGAAACATACTGCAGAAGAAGAACCCTTCGGTTCCTTGGATTGTGGGGAACAAATGTCTCCAAGGTCAACAGTGCCTTTACACAGAATACAGCAACCAGTCGAAAAACCTTTCACTTGCTCAGTTTGCGATGAAAACTTTTCTCACGAAAGCGCTTTGACTCGACACATGCGGACGCACAATGGGGAAAAACCCTTCGGCTGTTCTGATTGCGGTTTGACATTCTTTCGAAAGTCCAGCATGGTTCTACACATGCGGACGCACACAGGGGAAAAGCCTTTCAGCTGTTCAGTTTGTGGCGCGAGTTTTGCGCAAAGGTCCACTTTAAATGCGCACATGAGAAGGCACACGGgggaaaaacctttcagttgttcgGTGTGCGGCGATAAATTTGCTCAGCGGTCCactttgaacacacacatgaaaaGACACACAGGTAAAAATCCtttcagttgttcagtttgtggtgaGACCTTTTCTCGCAAATCCTTTATGACAGCTCACATGCAGACCCATGAAGCTGAATGA